The following coding sequences are from one Mesorhizobium onobrychidis window:
- a CDS encoding DUF982 domain-containing protein, with the protein MATLWFVPPVFVKTETDGVRHGCNNTRAALEQLKRWTRRGPRWHKAWTLCLSALEGDPIDPHVIRKAFVAAAKEAEMYLSPE; encoded by the coding sequence ATGGCAACTCTTTGGTTCGTCCCTCCGGTGTTCGTGAAGACTGAAACGGACGGTGTCAGGCATGGCTGCAACAATACGAGGGCAGCTCTTGAGCAGCTCAAGAGGTGGACCCGGAGAGGGCCTCGCTGGCACAAGGCGTGGACCCTCTGCCTGTCAGCACTGGAGGGCGATCCGATCGACCCTCATGTAATTCGAAAGGCTTTCGTGGCTGCCGCTAAGGAGGCGGAGATGTATCTCTCGCCCGAGTAG
- a CDS encoding DUF982 domain-containing protein, which produces MSLLWFSPPVYVKAKRPGIRHGVSHVEGAAEELMAWDTKGPKWTKAVPSCVDAFEGRVSPQVVRQAFEAAAREARCISRLSREVSWQLFGSSLRCS; this is translated from the coding sequence ATGAGTCTCCTCTGGTTTTCTCCCCCGGTTTACGTGAAGGCGAAACGTCCGGGCATTCGCCATGGGGTAAGCCACGTCGAGGGAGCCGCCGAGGAACTCATGGCGTGGGACACAAAGGGCCCGAAGTGGACGAAAGCGGTCCCATCCTGCGTTGACGCGTTCGAGGGCAGAGTGTCCCCCCAAGTGGTCCGACAAGCCTTTGAGGCGGCTGCCAGGGAGGCGAGGTGTATCTCTCGCCTGAGTAGGGAGGTGTCATGGCAACTCTTTGGTTCGTCCCTCCGGTGTTCGTGA
- a CDS encoding ATP-dependent DNA ligase: MRKAITRRQHNLYFVAFDLLHLNGHDLRDMALEDRREILTGLIGSDSRIQFSETMPGEANAIYHLIDAAGLEGMVSKRRDSKYRSGPTTNWLKTKSFTESEFELLGVERERGKPAFALMADPGSRKYVGSAFVSVNRIVSSR, from the coding sequence TTGCGCAAGGCAATCACCAGGCGCCAGCACAACCTCTATTTCGTCGCGTTCGATCTGCTGCATCTCAATGGCCACGACTTGCGCGACATGGCGCTTGAGGATCGGCGGGAAATCCTGACCGGCCTTATAGGGTCTGACAGCCGCATCCAGTTCAGTGAGACAATGCCAGGCGAGGCTAATGCGATCTATCATCTGATCGACGCGGCCGGCCTGGAAGGAATGGTATCGAAGCGTCGAGACAGCAAATATCGCAGCGGTCCGACTACCAATTGGCTGAAGACAAAATCCTTCACCGAAAGCGAGTTTGAACTTCTCGGCGTCGAACGCGAGAGGGGCAAGCCCGCGTTTGCTCTCATGGCTGACCCAGGCAGCCGGAAATATGTCGGCAGTGCTTTCGTCAGCGTCAATCGCATCGTCAGCTCCAGATGA
- a CDS encoding DUF982 domain-containing protein → MALHWFHPPVIIETVRPGLTYGCNNVEGAAAELMRWTKRGPKWKEAVEACMALIEGERTPDDVRKAFEAAAEEEGLLRSSSN, encoded by the coding sequence ATGGCTCTCCATTGGTTTCACCCTCCGGTCATCATCGAGACCGTTCGACCTGGGCTCACCTACGGCTGCAATAATGTCGAGGGTGCCGCTGCGGAACTCATGAGGTGGACCAAGCGGGGACCTAAGTGGAAGGAGGCGGTCGAGGCCTGCATGGCTCTCATTGAAGGCGAGCGCACGCCCGACGACGTAAGGAAGGCCTTCGAGGCTGCTGCCGAGGAGGAGGGGTTGCTACGCTCCTCCTCTAACTAG
- a CDS encoding class I SAM-dependent methyltransferase translates to MPFPDSSFDLVLCQLGLQFFPDRSSALREMFRVLVPDGRLALSVFSAIEHTPAAKALADALDRHLGPGASATKRSEHSLADADELYRLVTGAGFRQVTIDTTTQNIRFPSSKEYVRLQLAATPQAGLVSGMDAGHRDAVTAAIMGDLSSSLANYSTGGELMFPQEAHVVLARK, encoded by the coding sequence ATGCCGTTCCCTGACTCCAGCTTCGATCTGGTTCTTTGCCAACTCGGACTGCAGTTTTTTCCGGACCGATCGAGTGCGCTACGTGAGATGTTCCGGGTTCTGGTGCCTGACGGCCGATTGGCCTTAAGCGTTTTCAGCGCTATTGAGCACACCCCTGCGGCAAAGGCGCTGGCGGATGCCCTGGATCGACACCTCGGTCCAGGCGCTTCGGCAACGAAACGGTCCGAGCATTCACTTGCCGATGCGGACGAGCTTTACCGATTGGTGACTGGGGCGGGATTTCGTCAGGTGACCATCGACACAACGACACAGAACATCCGATTCCCCTCGTCAAAGGAATATGTGCGACTACAGCTGGCAGCGACTCCGCAGGCTGGGCTGGTCAGCGGAATGGATGCCGGACATCGCGACGCAGTCACCGCAGCGATTATGGGTGATCTAAGTTCCTCGCTGGCAAACTATTCAACTGGAGGGGAGCTGATGTTCCCCCAAGAGGCTCACGTCGTGCTCGCACGCAAATAG